TCTTGTAACGGAGAATACCCGGCCGGCATATTAAGGAATAACAGTATAATCCCTGTTCAGCCTGGCACTCAAAGGTCCATTCAGCAAAGCGGATCCACCGGTTCACATCAACCACCGGCTTTCTGAAGGATGGGCCGCACCTGCTTACTTGTCCTTGTCATCGTGTTTCAATCATTTTGGATCACTATTACATGCAATGATAAAACTCTTGCTCTGCCTTGTCAATTCTATTTTGGAATCAAGTCGTCCGATGTTTTGAAGCATTTCTTTTACCCTTTCCGCAAAAATCTGTTATGATGTGGTTAATCGTCAAGACCATGATTTCTGTTAGTAAAGGAGCATCGATATGAATCAAGTGACCAAAGGCCAGTGGAATGGTTACGACACCTATATTTTAAACAGCGGCCGTCTTGAAGTGACTCTCCTTCCTCGTCTAGGTAACAATGTCATTGGAATCAAAGACCTTGAAAACTCACGCGAAATCCTTCGAAAACCAGATGAAAGTGAGCTTGCATTCTATCTTCAGAAGCCCTACCACTTCGGCATCCCGATGCTCATTCCGCCAGGCCGGATTTCCAAAGGCCAGTTTGAGTATGGCGGAACAACGTATCAATTTGATCAAAATACCGCGAACGACAATCATATCCACGGTCTCCACCGATCACAGGCTTGGTGTGTCAGCGACATAGAGGAAGAGGATGATGGGTGCGCCGTTTCGACAGAGTTCATATCATCGGATGATCCGAAATGGATTGCCCAATTCCCAGTACCGCTGAAGCTGGAAATGACCTTTCGTCTTCAGGGTGCCCGCTTATCACAGAGTCTTCGTGCAACGAATCTGGGTTCTAGCCCTGTGCCGTTCGGTATGGGTTACCATACGTGGTTCCTGCTCGATGGTGAGCCCCATCGCTGGACGCTGGATCTGCCTGTAGAGGGCATTTATACCTTGAATAATGAACTGATTCCAAACGGCGATCTTTCACCGCTTGGCCATCTGGAACAACTGAATTCCGGACTCAACCTGAAGGAAGCCGACCTTGATACGATATTGAAAATCCCGGAAGGCAAACCAGCCGAAGCCATGCTTCAACGGGATGATGGTTACCAAATTCATTATTCGGCAGACCGCGCCTTTTTCAAGCACTGGGTGCTCTATACGAAAGGCGTCGCAGAGGAATTCCTCTGCATCGAGCCGTATACCTGGCTTCCGAACGCGCCCAATTTGAATCTGCCAAGCGAAGAAACCGGCCTGATTCATCTGGAACCGGGACAGACCGTGAACCTGAATACCCAGATCAGCGTCCAAAAAACGTCGCCGGAGGCAGAGCAGGGTAGTTAAGCCATTTCAGGTGAGCCATAAGATCTTCATATACTTAATGTTTTAAACAAGAGCAGCCCTTTGATTTCAAAGGGCTGCTCTTGTTTGTCTAAGATAACGACTATTCCAGCGATTCGGATAATTTTACCACCAAATGATCTGCCTCAAGCACGAATGAGATTCCTAGGATTCAGTCATAATATCCATATACAACATCAAAGGAGGTGACATGACATGGCTCAAGGTCGTTCTTCTAACAATCTTGTCGTACCTCAAGCAACTGCAGCTCTTCAACAATTGAAGATGGAAGCTGCTCAAGAACTGGGCGTAACGATTCCACAAGACGGTTACTATGGAAACTATACTTCCCGTGAAACCGGTTCTTTGGGAGGTTACATCACCAAACGTCTGGTACAATTGGCTGAGCAGCAATTATCGGGTCGTTCGAACCAGTAATTCGCATCTCTTCCCTCCAGCCGTAATTAGAAAGAGGCGATCTTCTCCCCAAAGATCGCCTCTTTCGTTATATATTCTATATGATAAATGATTTCAGGATTCCGAAGCAGCTTCGGCATATGTATTACGAGGGTACCGAATCATCAAGTTGGCCATGTTATAGTTGGATTCAAGTATAGCATCTACAACGACAATGCCTTGTCGTACCATAAATTCATAACTGATTTCGCCGTGTGTCCAGTGGCGTTTATGTTTCAGACTTTCAAGCGCCATCGTACGAAAAGAGAGTTGTTGAGCTTCACTTAGCCCCTCCTCAAGTGGAGCTATGACCCCGTTACGCCCAGCCAATGGATTATGCCGTATGCCAAATTTACCAATTACATTGTTTCGTATTTGTACAAATACTGTCCCTGAACTTAGACCTCCCAACTCTTCTTCCAGCTCTTTAAAAACGATGTCCAATTGTCTAGCCAGTGATAATTGATCTAGTTTTACCATCTCTTCTCCCCTCCTTTATTAGTAAATTCTCCCTATTACTAGGGCTTATGACTCATTATAGGGTAAAGGAATCAATGTATCAACAATATTCAACACATTTGGGTATTTATTACTAAAATTGCACAAATAATTTAGTTTTCAGCTCCTTTATTGCGTCAACTTTCATTCTTTTACGACAAAAAAAGAAGCCCCAGCGGGCTTCTTCATAGGTTGGAATTTGCATATACTGGGGAGGCAAAATCCTCTAGCAAATTCTTTTATCTGTTATTCCGATGAAAATCAACAAATCACGCCATATGTTCCGTCATTTGCAAGAATTGTCTAATATCAGATACGCAAGAGTCGGCTGCACTTTGCCAGAATTCGCGCTGGGTCAGATCCACGTTCAGATGTTTCCTTGCCAGATTCTCCACGGACATCACGCCGGTGTCACGAAGTAGGGCATCATATTTATCTGCAAAGGTCGGACCTTCTTCCAATGCCCGAACATAAAGGCCGGTACTGAACATATAACCGAAGGTATATGGGAAATTGTAGAACGGCGTCCCTGTGATATAGAAATGAAGCTTGGATGCCCAGAAATGCGGATGGTATGATGTCAGAGCATCACAGTAGGCTTCCTTCTGCGCCTCCACCATCAATTCCGAAATTTCCTCGCTGCTGAGCAGGCCGCTCTTCCGTTTGTCATAGAAGCGCGTTTCGAACAAGAAACGGGCATGAATATTCATAAAGAAAGCTACGCTGTTCTGAATTTTCTCTTCCAACAGTGCCAGCTTTTCTTCTTCGCTGCCGGCACCCTTCACCATGGCATCAAAAACAATCATTTCAGCAAAAGTAGATGCCGTCTCAGCAACATTCATCGCATACTTTTGGTTAAGCACCGGAATTCCGCCCATCAGATGCTGATGGTAGGCATGGCCCAGTTCATGCGCCAGGGTCGAAACGTTCGAGGCTGTTCCGCCAAACGTCATGAAGATTCGGGTCTGGCCGCTAGCCGGGAAGGAAGTGCAGAAACCACCCGGTCGCTTGCCGGCGCGATCTTCGACCTCAATCCAGCTCTTATCAAACGCCATTTGTGAGAAATCCGCCAATCTCGGGCTAAACTTACGGAACTGCTCCACAATGTTAACAGCGGCATCGTCATATGAGATTTTGGTTGCGGAAGTACGCAGCGGGGCATCTACATCAGTCCAAGACAAGCCTTCCAGACCAAGCAGCTTCGCTTTACGGTTTAGGTACTCCACAAGCACCGACTTGGTGTCCTGGATAACAGCCCACATGGTATCAAGCGTCTCACGGCTCATACGGCCAATCGCTAGCGGCTCCTTCAAGATATCATCCCAGCCGCGATTCTCGTACAGCTTCAGGCGGTAGCCGGATAAATGGTTAAGGGTATCCGCACAGTAATCAGCGGAGTCTCCCCATGCCTGCTCCCACTTTTCGAACATGGATTGGCGTACTTCCCGGCGAGGATCATGCATTTTATTGAATGCCTGTCCTGCGGACAACATGACCGTCTTACCGTCTTCCTCATACGGAATCTGGATTTTCTTAACGATGGTATCGTAGAACTCTCCCCATCCATGATAACCGTCTACGCCAAGCGATAGAGCTAAGCTCTCTAACTCAGGGCTCATCTTATCCTTTGCGAGATTACGGCTTTCGTTCAATACGAAATCAAGCTCGGACACCTTATCTGTACCGGTCCAAGCGGTCCAGAGTTCGTCATCCATTCCACGAAGAATGTTATCGAATTGGTTCTTAACCGATTGCAGGGTCGCGGACAACGACGTTACCCGTCCGGATAATTGAACGGCCTTCTTGTCATTCACATTTTGCGCGGTCAGGCAACCCACGAATGCAGAGACTTCACGGATACGGGCATAGGCGCTCTGGAACTGCTCAAGGAAGCGTTCAAGGCTGGAGGCGCCCTCCATGGTTTCCGGAACGGTCAATGCTTTAACGGCTTGCTGAAGATTATGTACATCCTGCTCAAGAGACTCAAGAAAGCTGACGAGCTGCGGTGAGGAAGAGCCTCCGGGAAATATCGATTCCAAATCCCAAGTTTGTTGAAGTGCCATCGAACATTCATCACCTTTCAAAATAAAATATGAATTCAAGCGGAATACCATTTGTGTGGACTTAGGGAAAAGTGTATAACTATATATAACTCAATTTATGTTATCCCTGCTACAACCAATTTACTGCTGAAGGAGCCAAAAGCCATGAGACCTTTGCAAATATCACCGGAGACGGCCGTTACATTATCCAAGCAGCTGGGCGTTCCGCTGGAACAGCTGATGCATATGCCTCAGCATATATTAATGCAGAAAATTGCCGAGCTTGCCAAGAATGAGGAAGCGAAAGCAGCGAAACAAGATGATGAGTCCCCATCATCGGAGAACTCATGATTCCTTTTTCCAATACTTGGCCTTATGATGTCGTTGGAAACGACGTGTATGTACACAGCTGCCCATTCTGCGGAACCGACAATGTATTGCTGCCGATGAAACCCAAGGAACTGATAAGCGTAAGGGAAGGGAAAAAGAAGCTGCTGATCTTCCCCTGCTGCCACAACAAAGTAACCGTGCTGGACAGCGACATCGACTACTTGCTCACGGATCAGCGATTACGCTGACTTCACCGTAGAGCATGAGTTCAGCCTATTCGTGTTTATCCAAATAGCCTGCTGACCCACCCTTCAGCGGGCTATTTGCATTAGGACATTAGGACTCTGCCTGAAGTGCCGTGTTCTTCTGCTCCCGAATCTGCTCGGATATCAGCTTCCACTGCTCTCTGGATGCGCGTATCATCGCGGCATCCATAATCTTGTCATCCTGGACCACTCTGGAGAACCATTGAACCGCCTCCTGAAACTGTCCCAGCCTTCTGTGGATCTCCCCGATCAGATACAGCAGCCTAGCATCATTCGCCCCTACCCCTTCCAGCTCAAACACTCGGACATAGGATTCCAGGCTATAACTCAAGAACCGCTTCTCTTGATCCTCGTTGCCCTGATAACGATACAGCCAAGCGATATGATGCAGCAGGCTGGCCACAATACGATCCCGCTCCCCGATCACTTGCGCACAGAGGAGAGCCAGCTTGTACGACTCCAGAGCATCCTCCAGATTGCGCGAGCCGCTCATATCCCTCTTCTCCCAGCGGCATCCGACTTGCTCATAAAAGAGCGCCTTCTGCCGTTCGTTCAATTTCAGGGTCGAGTTTTCCGTGGAGGCAAAACCGCATTCAGGACAGATCCGCACCACGTAAAAATCGGGATTCTCCGATTTATAGTAAGCGCAAAAATCCGTATCTGTACGGTATGCCTTTTTAAAGCTGGGTCTCACCCTGGACGTTACATATTCATGCTCACAGTGCGCACAAATCACCTTGATGGAATACAAGGGTTCCAATTTCACGCCATTCGCCATCCCTTCATTCGTGTCTAATTCCTGTTTAGATGTAGGTATATGGCACTAAGGAGTATTCACGAAATGGTGGGCGGGACCGGACAGACGCTGCAGCACAAAATCACGTAATTCATCCTCCACGCCAATTTCGATTAGGGCTCCTGCCATGCAGCCAAGCCATTCTTCGGCATGGCGATCCGTAATCGGGAATTTCATGTGCCTGGCCCGCATCATCGGATGTCCGAATGCTTCCGAGAACAAGGCTGGCCCTCCAAAAAACTGGCTCAAGAACATATATTGTTTCTCCATCACCGGCATAATGTCTTCCGGAAACAATGGCGAAAGCAGCTCATTTTGCTGCACTCTCGGATAAAAAGCTTCGACGAGCGAACGTACACCCTCGGCACCCCCGAGGTTATCATAGATGCTTAAGTTCGGATCCATATCCGCTAATTCTCCCATCTGTTATATGATTCGCTTTCGATTGGATGTACCTATCCATTATACCAAAAAACAACAAAAAAAGGCGCTAAGCCATGGTTAGCACCTTTTAGAACTTATTAATAACTGCGCCAGTCCTCTTCACTCTGGACGAGAGAAGCACGTATAACATAAACGAAGGCGCATACTAGGATACCTGCGACTATGCTCATGATCATCACTCCATCCAAACATAATACGAAAGATGTGCTTTGATGTTTTTTATTATAGCACAATATCCCCGAAAATAAAGCATAAATGTAACCGCTTTCTCATGTTTTTTTATACTGTTTGTCCTATATCCTGCATAGATTTTTAACAACGGACCTATATTTCTATCATTCACATCGATGCCAGGGGGCGTATTCCTTATTATGACCATGAAAAAAATGGGCTGGCTCTTGCTTGTGACGGCACTGCTCAGCGTAATTGTCCTAATGGCTTTATTTCCCGAAGCTGCGCTTCAATCCGCACTCCGCGGCCTGTCGATATGGTGGGACGTGCTATTCCCTTCCCTATTCCCGTTCTTTGTTATTTCAGAGGTGCTGCTGGGGTTTGGCGTAGTGCACCTGATAGGCACGCTCCTGGACCCTATGATGAGGCCGTTGTTTCGTATTCCGGGCGCAGGAGGATTCGTGGCAGCGATGGGATATGTTTCAGGATACCCGGTCGGTGCCAAATTAACCGCCAAGCTATGGGAACAAAAAATGGTAAACCGGGAGGAAGGTGAGCGGCTTGTTGCTTTCACTACCTCTTCTGACCCTATATTTCTAATTGGAGCGGTCTCTATCGGGTTCTTTCACGACCCCAAGATTGGTTTGATCCTTGCCTTGTCCCATTATGGTGGAGGTTTCCTCGTAGGCTTGATTATGAGATTTCATGGCAGGCATGAATCCAATAGAGCAACCGATTCACTCCACCTATCCCAGGCTAAGACAAGCAGACTAAAGGCCGCCCTGCATGCCATGCACGCGGCACGTGAGCAGGATGGCCGAGACCTCGGCACCTTGTTAAGACAAGCGATACATTCATCGCTTCAGCTCATTATCGTTGTCGGCGGGCTCGTCGTTTTCTTCTCCGTATTTCTTGAGCTCTGGACCCAGGCCGGCGCGATGCCAGCGCTAACTGAAGTCATCAGTTTGCTGTTATCTCTAGTTGAGATGCCTGAATCCTTATCCACAGCCATCGTAGGAGGATTGTTTGAGGTCACACTCGGTGCTCGATATGCCGGCGAAGCGGGGGCGGCAATTCCATTGCCATACAAAGTGGCCGCGGCTGCCTTTATATTGTCATGGGGCGGCTTGTCCGTTCATGCCCAGATCATCAGCATCCTGAACTCTACCAACCTTAGATACTTCCCTTTTGTCATTGCCAGATTGATACATGGTGTGATTGCCGCGACCGCTGTATTACTGCTGTGGAGAAGTGTTATGGGATCTTCGATACCGACCATGGCGCTGCCGGCTGTTTCGGATTCCGCCCTAAACGGGTATACCCATATTATGGCGGCTTTCTGCATCCTGCTTGGTTTCCTGATTGCGGTTGCGTTGTTTATTCAGATCATTCGAGGACTGCAGCAGAAAATCCGCAAATTCCCAAGGTGAACATTGTGTTCTTCTCCAAGATTGATTATCATCTTTATATAACCTTACAAAGGAGCTTATCAACTTGAGATATTATGTTCTGGACCGCGGTGACCCATTGTCTGTCGAGCTGACCCAGCAATTTCACAAGCTGGCGGAACAGCGGGGGTTTGTGCTGGATGCAGAATCTCCGGAAATTGTGGTCTCAATCGGCGGAGATGGTACAATGCTGCATGCTTTCCATACTTTTATTGACCGTATTCCTGACCTCGCTTTTGTCGGTGTCCACACGGGCCACTTGGGATTCTATGCTGATTGGAAGGCCGATGAACTGACAGAGCTGATTGATCATATGAGCGGAGAAGGCGAAAACGGCAACGTGAAGCCGCGCCTCGTCAAGTACCCCCTGGTTCAACTGGAAATTCATAAAAAATCAGGAACGTCCTCTTACATTGCCTTAAACGAATTTACGCTTAAAGGCGTTGATGGTACCGTTGTCGCGCAGATTGACATCAACGATGTAACCTTTGAAATGTTCCGAGGAGACGGGATCTGCGTGTCTACGCCGTCCGGAAGCACGGCCTATAACAAAAGTGTCGGCGGAGCGATGGTTCATCCTTCCATCGATGCTCTGCAGATCGCGGAAATCGCCTCGATTAACAATCGGATTTTCCGTACGCTGGGCTCACCGCTGCTTCTGCCTAAGCATCATCATTGTGATATATTCTCGCGTAAAGAACAGCGTTTGCTTCTTACTATCGATCATGTGAATATCTCGATTGACGACCTCGTATCCGTACGCTGTCAAGTGGCGGAACAGCAGGTCAGTTTTGCACGCTATCGGCCGTTCCCGTTCTGGAATCGTGTCCGTGATGCATTTCTTGGCTAAAAAAGAAGAACGGCCACCTGGCTTACTGGTGACCGTTCTTTTTTATTGTGGCTGTTCAGCCGGAGGATTAGGCTCCTTGGAAGGCTTTGCTTCCTTCTCTTTGGACTCCTTAGCATCCTTAAGATCACGTGGCTCGCGTCTGGATTCCTTTGCTTCGCGCCGCTCGCGTTGGTCCTTGTGCTCCTTGTCTGGTTTAGGACCCTCCTGCAGGGTTTCCTTACTTCCCTTCGCTTCCCCCTCACCCTTGGTTTCCTTGGGGGGTAATTCACGAATCTCCATAGGCTCTTTGGAATTGGATTGCTCTTTGCCATCCTTCTGCTCCTTGGTTTTCTGAAGCACGAAGTGAGCACAGCCAAAATTGCAGTATTCGTTAATGTAATCAGACATGCTGGAGAAGGTAGAATCCTTGGCAGCCTTAGGATGATTATCCCGATAGAAACCTTTAAGCCGAAGCTGATTGTAACCCCAATCTCCCACGATGTAGTCATAACGGTCCAGCACCTCGCTGTACCGCTCCCGGAAAGCTTCCAGATTCCAGCCGTTTCGATGGTCCTTTAACACTTCATAACTCTTGTTTCCGATAACGATCATTGAAAGCTTCCCCTGCCTTTCCAAAGGTTAAGACTGCACGGTCTCTTCCTTGTTGCGTTCTGCAGATTTCACTTGCTCGTGTGCATGATAGGAGCTGCGCACCAGAGGGCCGGACTCCACGTGGCTGAATCCGCGCTTCATTCCCTCTTCCTTCAAGATCGCAAACTCTTCCGGCGTATAGTATTTTTCCACATTCAGATGCTTCGGCGAAGGCTGCAAATATTGGCCGATTGTCATGATATCGCAACCCACCGAACGCAGGTCGTCCATCGCTTCCAGAATTTCATGCCATTGTTCGCCGACACCCAGCATAATGCTGGACTTGGTCGGAATATCAGGCTGCATGGCCTTGGCATTCTGCAGCAATTGCAATGAACGGGTGTACTTCGCTTTGGCGCGAACCCGATCGGACATTCGCTCCACCGTCTCAATGTTATGGTTTAGGATGTCCGGTTTCACATCCATCACGATCTTAAGTGCTTCTTCGCTTCCCATAAAATCTGGAATCAGCACTTCCACCGAGCATAGCGGCAGACGTCTGCGAATGGCTTTAACCGTTTCAGCGAATATGTAGGCTCCGCCATCTTTCAGATCATCCCGTGCCACACTTGTTACTACGCAGTGACGCAGGTTCATCTGTTCCGCCGCTTCCGCTACGC
Above is a window of Paenibacillus sp. FSL K6-1330 DNA encoding:
- a CDS encoding aldose 1-epimerase, with the protein product MNQVTKGQWNGYDTYILNSGRLEVTLLPRLGNNVIGIKDLENSREILRKPDESELAFYLQKPYHFGIPMLIPPGRISKGQFEYGGTTYQFDQNTANDNHIHGLHRSQAWCVSDIEEEDDGCAVSTEFISSDDPKWIAQFPVPLKLEMTFRLQGARLSQSLRATNLGSSPVPFGMGYHTWFLLDGEPHRWTLDLPVEGIYTLNNELIPNGDLSPLGHLEQLNSGLNLKEADLDTILKIPEGKPAEAMLQRDDGYQIHYSADRAFFKHWVLYTKGVAEEFLCIEPYTWLPNAPNLNLPSEETGLIHLEPGQTVNLNTQISVQKTSPEAEQGS
- a CDS encoding alpha/beta-type small acid-soluble spore protein produces the protein MAQGRSSNNLVVPQATAALQQLKMEAAQELGVTIPQDGYYGNYTSRETGSLGGYITKRLVQLAEQQLSGRSNQ
- a CDS encoding O-methyltransferase, with translation MVKLDQLSLARQLDIVFKELEEELGGLSSGTVFVQIRNNVIGKFGIRHNPLAGRNGVIAPLEEGLSEAQQLSFRTMALESLKHKRHWTHGEISYEFMVRQGIVVVDAILESNYNMANLMIRYPRNTYAEAASES
- a CDS encoding M3 family oligoendopeptidase translates to MALQQTWDLESIFPGGSSSPQLVSFLESLEQDVHNLQQAVKALTVPETMEGASSLERFLEQFQSAYARIREVSAFVGCLTAQNVNDKKAVQLSGRVTSLSATLQSVKNQFDNILRGMDDELWTAWTGTDKVSELDFVLNESRNLAKDKMSPELESLALSLGVDGYHGWGEFYDTIVKKIQIPYEEDGKTVMLSAGQAFNKMHDPRREVRQSMFEKWEQAWGDSADYCADTLNHLSGYRLKLYENRGWDDILKEPLAIGRMSRETLDTMWAVIQDTKSVLVEYLNRKAKLLGLEGLSWTDVDAPLRTSATKISYDDAAVNIVEQFRKFSPRLADFSQMAFDKSWIEVEDRAGKRPGGFCTSFPASGQTRIFMTFGGTASNVSTLAHELGHAYHQHLMGGIPVLNQKYAMNVAETASTFAEMIVFDAMVKGAGSEEEKLALLEEKIQNSVAFFMNIHARFLFETRFYDKRKSGLLSSEEISELMVEAQKEAYCDALTSYHPHFWASKLHFYITGTPFYNFPYTFGYMFSTGLYVRALEEGPTFADKYDALLRDTGVMSVENLARKHLNVDLTQREFWQSAADSCVSDIRQFLQMTEHMA
- a CDS encoding YycC family protein, giving the protein MRPLQISPETAVTLSKQLGVPLEQLMHMPQHILMQKIAELAKNEEAKAAKQDDESPSSENS
- a CDS encoding DUF2225 domain-containing protein, coding for MKLEPLYSIKVICAHCEHEYVTSRVRPSFKKAYRTDTDFCAYYKSENPDFYVVRICPECGFASTENSTLKLNERQKALFYEQVGCRWEKRDMSGSRNLEDALESYKLALLCAQVIGERDRIVASLLHHIAWLYRYQGNEDQEKRFLSYSLESYVRVFELEGVGANDARLLYLIGEIHRRLGQFQEAVQWFSRVVQDDKIMDAAMIRASREQWKLISEQIREQKNTALQAES
- a CDS encoding globin; its protein translation is MDPNLSIYDNLGGAEGVRSLVEAFYPRVQQNELLSPLFPEDIMPVMEKQYMFLSQFFGGPALFSEAFGHPMMRARHMKFPITDRHAEEWLGCMAGALIEIGVEDELRDFVLQRLSGPAHHFVNTP
- the ylbJ gene encoding sporulation integral membrane protein YlbJ, with protein sequence MTMKKMGWLLLVTALLSVIVLMALFPEAALQSALRGLSIWWDVLFPSLFPFFVISEVLLGFGVVHLIGTLLDPMMRPLFRIPGAGGFVAAMGYVSGYPVGAKLTAKLWEQKMVNREEGERLVAFTTSSDPIFLIGAVSIGFFHDPKIGLILALSHYGGGFLVGLIMRFHGRHESNRATDSLHLSQAKTSRLKAALHAMHAAREQDGRDLGTLLRQAIHSSLQLIIVVGGLVVFFSVFLELWTQAGAMPALTEVISLLLSLVEMPESLSTAIVGGLFEVTLGARYAGEAGAAIPLPYKVAAAAFILSWGGLSVHAQIISILNSTNLRYFPFVIARLIHGVIAATAVLLLWRSVMGSSIPTMALPAVSDSALNGYTHIMAAFCILLGFLIAVALFIQIIRGLQQKIRKFPR
- a CDS encoding NAD kinase is translated as MRYYVLDRGDPLSVELTQQFHKLAEQRGFVLDAESPEIVVSIGGDGTMLHAFHTFIDRIPDLAFVGVHTGHLGFYADWKADELTELIDHMSGEGENGNVKPRLVKYPLVQLEIHKKSGTSSYIALNEFTLKGVDGTVVAQIDINDVTFEMFRGDGICVSTPSGSTAYNKSVGGAMVHPSIDALQIAEIASINNRIFRTLGSPLLLPKHHHCDIFSRKEQRLLLTIDHVNISIDDLVSVRCQVAEQQVSFARYRPFPFWNRVRDAFLG
- a CDS encoding YutD family protein; the encoded protein is MIVIGNKSYEVLKDHRNGWNLEAFRERYSEVLDRYDYIVGDWGYNQLRLKGFYRDNHPKAAKDSTFSSMSDYINEYCNFGCAHFVLQKTKEQKDGKEQSNSKEPMEIRELPPKETKGEGEAKGSKETLQEGPKPDKEHKDQRERREAKESRREPRDLKDAKESKEKEAKPSKEPNPPAEQPQ
- the lipA gene encoding lipoyl synthase: MSKTKQPKPDWIRIKLTTGDNYKEIKSMMRSKTLHTVCEEARCPNIYECWANRTATFMILGDICTRACRFCAVNTGLPTELDLQEPERVAEAAEQMNLRHCVVTSVARDDLKDGGAYIFAETVKAIRRRLPLCSVEVLIPDFMGSEEALKIVMDVKPDILNHNIETVERMSDRVRAKAKYTRSLQLLQNAKAMQPDIPTKSSIMLGVGEQWHEILEAMDDLRSVGCDIMTIGQYLQPSPKHLNVEKYYTPEEFAILKEEGMKRGFSHVESGPLVRSSYHAHEQVKSAERNKEETVQS